In Paractinoplanes brasiliensis, the following proteins share a genomic window:
- a CDS encoding M28 family metallopeptidase gives MDAVSPADGCRRRSTVRPQPVLLARPASVARRNAGPADDISTESYREVLEELTAHPTRHSFSPHYLDAARQAGERLAALGYATRSETVAVGGRETVNVVADRPGDGERLVYVMAHLDSVNQTGVIGAPAPGADDNASGAAGALELARVLATADAAHDLRIVLFGGEEQGLHGSRVHVAGLAGEERSRITLALNMDMIGRRNTATPSVLLEGAPVSQSAIDALARAAHDVTDLEVFVSLEPFASDHVPFIDAGLPAVLTIEGEDQLNTDEHTPRDTLAGLDLAVAVAILRMNAAVVAEALN, from the coding sequence ATGGACGCAGTCAGCCCCGCCGACGGCTGTCGCCGCCGGTCCACCGTACGGCCCCAGCCGGTGCTGCTCGCACGCCCGGCATCCGTTGCCCGCCGCAATGCCGGCCCGGCCGATGACATCTCGACGGAGAGCTACCGCGAAGTTCTCGAGGAGCTCACCGCCCACCCGACCCGGCACTCGTTCTCGCCGCACTACCTCGACGCCGCGCGGCAGGCCGGCGAGCGGCTGGCCGCCCTGGGCTACGCGACCCGCTCGGAAACGGTCGCTGTGGGCGGCCGGGAGACGGTGAACGTCGTCGCCGACCGCCCGGGCGACGGGGAGCGGCTGGTCTACGTCATGGCCCACCTCGACTCCGTCAACCAGACCGGCGTGATCGGGGCGCCGGCGCCGGGCGCTGACGACAACGCGTCCGGGGCGGCCGGGGCGCTCGAACTGGCCCGCGTGCTGGCCACCGCCGACGCCGCCCACGACCTGCGCATAGTCCTGTTCGGCGGCGAGGAGCAGGGGCTGCACGGCAGCCGCGTGCACGTGGCGGGGCTCGCCGGGGAGGAACGGTCGAGGATCACCCTGGCCCTCAACATGGACATGATCGGCCGCCGCAACACGGCCACCCCGTCGGTGCTGCTGGAGGGCGCGCCGGTGTCACAGTCCGCGATCGACGCGCTGGCGCGGGCCGCGCACGACGTCACCGACCTGGAAGTGTTCGTCTCGCTCGAGCCGTTCGCCTCCGACCACGTGCCCTTCATCGACGCCGGCCTCCCGGCGGTGCTGACCATCGAGGGGGAGGATCAGCTCAACACCGACGAGCACACGCCGCGGGACACGCTCGCCGGGCTGGACCTCGCCGTGGCCGTGGCCATCCTGCGGATGAACGCCGCCGTTGTCGCCGAGGCGCTGAACTGA